GAGCCTGCCGTCAACACCGTCACCGTCTCGGCTGCCTTCAGGAACGACAGGGCCCCCGACACGGCCCGCGCCGATTCGGCACTCCCGTTCCAGGCGACGGCCACGTTTCGACCGATCTGCGGCGACGGCGTCCCGGCCGGCACCAGCACCGGGCGGCCGCCTTCGTACAGTGCGGCGTTGAGGGTCATTCCGGCGACCGCCTCCATTTCCGCCAAGGGTCGCTCGACCACCACCAGATCGGCCAGACGGGCGCGCGCGACGACCATGTCGTCGGTTCGTCCCGTCGCCTCGACCCACGCCCCCGACGGCCCGGCCGCCGGTCGATCGGCAATGCGCAGGCCGTGGGTGTGGCAAAGCTCGTCGAACATCGCCCGGGCGATCTTGGCGCGAGCTTGCGTCTCCTGCTCGGTGAGGACGATGAGTTCGTCGACCATCGCGCCGGACACCCCTTCGCCGAGCAACGGCACTGCATCGCGCGGGTCCGGGCGCACGTGGAGCCCCTCGACGTGGGCCCCGAACGCCCTTGCGGTGATCAGCGCGGCGTCGACGGCGATGCGCCCGCCGGGCGAACCGTCAACCGCAACCAGAATTTTCCGGATCGCCATTGAATTCATCTCCGCAATCTTTGCGCCTGCCATGATACGGTCATGATGGCTGCGCGGTTTAGAAAAGAAAAGCCCTTGCACGACCGCCGCCCGTCGGTGGGCTGTCGGCTAAGGCCCACCGAATTCTTCGCGTTGCAGCGCGTTCACCTCTCCTCACAGCTCGAGCGCTTGGCGAGCGCGGGTCAGCGACTCCTCCCGCGGGCCGGAGGTGTCGAGGCGGCGCCAATGCATGGGACCGAGGTCGTACTGCAACTGGAGGCGCACCACCCAGGCGGTGGCGTCGGAGACGTTGCGGCGTCGCCACGTCACCCGTTCCTCCATCACCTCCGGCGACGCTTCCAGCCACAGCCCCTGGAACGGAAGGCGTGTCTCGATCGCGACCTGCTCGATCGCATCGCGCTCGCGAAGGTCGGCGAACACCGCGTCGGCGATCACGGATCGGCCGGCACTGAGGGCGCGGCGGCATTCCTCGAACATCGCGGCATAGGTCTTCGAGTTCATGGCTTGCGTGTAGCCGTCGGCGCCGAGACGGTCGCCGAGGGCGATGCCGACGAGCCGCTTGCGGGTGCTGTCGGTGCGGACGACGCGGGCTCCCGGCGGGGTGCCGATCAATGGCGCCAACTCGCGCGCCAGCCGCGACTTGCCGCTGCCCGACAGACCGCCGATCGCGATGAGCCGCGGCGGCGCCGGCATCAGGAAGCGGCGCGCCAGATTCAGATAATTGGCGGCATCGGCATCGAGCGCTGCGGCATCGCCCGGATCGGACTGCTCCGTAGCGGCGACCGCCTGAACGTGGCTGCGAATCGCCGCCCGCAACGACAGGAAAAGCGGCAGCGTCGCCAGCCCGTCGACATCGCCGGTGTTGTCCAGGTAGCGGTTGAGGACGATGCTGGCGAGCTCCGGCAGCGCCCGATGGCCGAGGTCCATGACGAGGAAGGCGAGGTCGTACAGCACGTCGATGTCGGCGAGGTCCGGATCGAACTCGATGGCGTCGAACAGCGTCGCCTGGCCGTGGTGAAGAAAAATGTTGCGAAGGTGCAGGTCGCCATGACAGTGACGGACGAAGCCGCGGTCACGGCGGTCCTCCAACAGCGTTTCGACCTCACTCAACGCCCGCCACGTCCGTTGCGTCACGTCGGCGACAGCGTCGGGATCGAGGGAAGTTGACGGGCATTCCCGGAAGGATCGAGCGTTCGAGTCGATGAT
This Rhodospirillales bacterium DNA region includes the following protein-coding sequences:
- a CDS encoding universal stress protein — its product is MAIRKILVAVDGSPGGRIAVDAALITARAFGAHVEGLHVRPDPRDAVPLLGEGVSGAMVDELIVLTEQETQARAKIARAMFDELCHTHGLRIADRPAAGPSGAWVEATGRTDDMVVARARLADLVVVERPLAEMEAVAGMTLNAALYEGGRPVLVPAGTPSPQIGRNVAVAWNGSAESARAVSGALSFLKAAETVTVLTAGSAATSPDRAEDLVDYLAWHEIDARRGAVTSEDGPVGARILEACRSAGADLLVIGAYTHSRLRELIMGGVTRHVLANARIPLLMAH
- a CDS encoding AAA family ATPase; translation: MRTAGKAYAGRLRCGGAFVVIVEDQTEVIAFLSRGDAYGLAGSPVERVETHASVVFLVGDRAYKLKRAVRFPYLDYSTTDVRRRFCHAEVRINRRTAPDTYLNVVAVTRDMHGKLRLGGDGIAVEWLVEMARFDEETLFDRLARKGVLDRFAMEDLADRVARFHHDAEPRPGRGGRAMAAKIIDSNARSFRECPSTSLDPDAVADVTQRTWRALSEVETLLEDRRDRGFVRHCHGDLHLRNIFLHHGQATLFDAIEFDPDLADIDVLYDLAFLVMDLGHRALPELASIVLNRYLDNTGDVDGLATLPLFLSLRAAIRSHVQAVAATEQSDPGDAAALDADAANYLNLARRFLMPAPPRLIAIGGLSGSGKSRLARELAPLIGTPPGARVVRTDSTRKRLVGIALGDRLGADGYTQAMNSKTYAAMFEECRRALSAGRSVIADAVFADLRERDAIEQVAIETRLPFQGLWLEASPEVMEERVTWRRRNVSDATAWVVRLQLQYDLGPMHWRRLDTSGPREESLTRARQALEL